One region of Syntrophobacter fumaroxidans MPOB genomic DNA includes:
- the miaB gene encoding tRNA (N6-isopentenyl adenosine(37)-C2)-methylthiotransferase MiaB: MITPLAKTAPAPRYLYVRTFGCQMNEYDSQRALRLLCAVGYRPTSDIADADVIFLNTCSVRDKAEQKVYSFLGRLRRLKAHRPWLKIVVAGCVAQQLGDGLLKRFEHVDLVVGTRGIGSIASLLEEVERSKRRVAHLPAEELQGFTTDKCRTVGTGDVVAQVTIMQGCNNFCTYCIVPHVRGRERSRAPDDILREIDFLASRGAREVLLLGQNVNSYGRGLPDPISFPDLLRRIGKETSIRRVRFTTSHPKDLTEDLIECFAGLPFLCKHLHLPFQSGSDGILKLMHRGYTARQYLEKIARLREVCPEIALSTDVIVGFPAESEEDYLQTLRLIEEVRFDSLFSFRYSDRPLTRAAGFPDKVPMDVKVRRLARLQSIQADITLQKNLAETGTVREVLVEGPSKASNGQMTGRTQQNRIINFQCPVDLTGKIVPVRIVAAYSHSLKGELLSQPGKES, encoded by the coding sequence ATGATCACTCCGCTTGCCAAGACGGCCCCCGCGCCGCGTTACCTGTACGTTCGCACCTTCGGCTGCCAGATGAACGAATACGACAGTCAGCGGGCCCTCCGGCTGCTCTGCGCCGTAGGGTATCGTCCCACTTCGGACATTGCCGACGCCGACGTGATCTTTCTCAACACGTGCTCCGTGCGCGACAAGGCCGAGCAGAAGGTCTACTCCTTCCTGGGGCGTCTGCGCCGCCTGAAGGCGCACCGTCCATGGCTGAAAATCGTTGTCGCGGGATGCGTCGCTCAGCAGTTGGGCGACGGCCTGCTCAAGCGTTTCGAACACGTCGACCTGGTGGTTGGGACCCGCGGAATCGGCTCCATCGCCTCTTTGCTGGAAGAAGTCGAACGGTCGAAACGGAGGGTCGCGCATTTGCCCGCCGAAGAGCTGCAGGGGTTCACGACGGATAAGTGCAGGACGGTGGGGACCGGTGATGTGGTCGCTCAGGTGACCATCATGCAGGGCTGCAACAATTTCTGCACCTATTGCATCGTACCGCACGTTCGAGGGCGCGAAAGGAGCCGCGCGCCCGACGACATCCTGCGCGAGATCGACTTCCTGGCGTCCCGCGGCGCCAGGGAAGTGCTGCTGCTGGGACAGAACGTGAATTCCTACGGCCGGGGGCTGCCGGACCCGATTTCTTTTCCCGATCTGCTGCGCCGCATCGGGAAGGAAACATCCATCAGGCGGGTCCGCTTCACCACGTCCCACCCCAAGGACCTCACGGAAGATCTCATCGAGTGTTTCGCCGGCCTGCCCTTTCTGTGCAAACACCTGCATCTGCCCTTTCAGTCGGGTTCGGACGGCATCCTCAAGCTCATGCACCGCGGGTACACCGCGCGGCAGTACCTCGAAAAGATTGCCCGGCTGCGGGAGGTGTGTCCTGAAATCGCGCTTTCGACGGACGTCATCGTGGGGTTCCCCGCAGAGAGTGAGGAGGACTACCTGCAAACCCTGCGGCTCATTGAAGAGGTCCGTTTCGACTCGCTTTTCTCATTCCGCTACTCGGACCGTCCGCTCACGCGGGCAGCCGGTTTTCCCGACAAGGTGCCCATGGACGTCAAGGTCCGAAGGCTGGCACGGTTGCAGAGCATCCAGGCAGACATTACTTTGCAGAAGAACCTTGCCGAAACAGGGACTGTCCGGGAGGTGCTCGTAGAAGGTCCGAGCAAGGCGTCCAACGGGCAGATGACCGGCCGGACCCAGCAAAACAGGATCATCAACTTCCAGTGCCCTGTCGATCTCACGGGTAAAATCGTTCCTGTCCGGATTGTCGCCGCCTATTCCCATTCGCTCAAAGGCGAACTGTTGTCTCAACCGGGGAAAGAAAGTTAA
- a CDS encoding Crp/Fnr family transcriptional regulator → MHAIVDNVEEERSGLNPAQALEIHTYRYGDEIFREGEECSCFFVILSGQVRISQRGKKVRVLEDQDVFGLENVIFKRAAHYTARALTKSRVAAYGPEALDHVIRESPRMVRSVLVSTLHQLSQTTKHLLHDADAFALEDVSVNFYNDGEIIIEEGTTGSSFYRLVSTQGGLRVTIAGHEVARIEKPGEFFGEMAGLLSLPRQATITSLGDSVVEIYNIDDLEIIIRDYPDVALQMMRTLVSRLVEINRKFAGSLA, encoded by the coding sequence ATGCACGCAATCGTTGACAACGTTGAAGAAGAGAGAAGCGGGCTGAATCCGGCCCAAGCCCTGGAGATACACACTTACCGTTACGGCGATGAGATATTCAGAGAGGGCGAGGAGTGCTCGTGTTTCTTCGTGATCCTCAGCGGTCAGGTGAGAATCAGTCAGCGGGGGAAAAAGGTACGTGTCCTGGAAGACCAGGATGTTTTCGGCCTTGAAAACGTCATTTTCAAGAGAGCGGCGCACTACACCGCTCGCGCCCTGACCAAGTCGCGTGTCGCCGCCTATGGCCCGGAAGCTCTCGACCACGTGATCCGGGAAAGCCCCAGGATGGTCAGGAGCGTCCTCGTGTCGACCCTGCATCAGCTCTCACAGACCACCAAGCACCTGCTGCACGACGCCGACGCGTTTGCGCTCGAAGACGTGAGCGTCAACTTTTACAATGATGGTGAAATCATTATCGAGGAAGGCACGACGGGAAGCAGTTTTTACCGGCTGGTTTCAACCCAGGGCGGTCTGCGTGTGACCATTGCGGGACATGAAGTGGCCCGAATCGAAAAACCCGGCGAGTTTTTCGGCGAAATGGCCGGGCTTCTCAGCCTGCCCCGACAGGCCACCATCACGAGTCTGGGAGACAGCGTGGTCGAGATATACAATATCGACGATCTGGAAATTATAATTCGAGATTATCCGGACGTTGCTCTTCAGATGATGCGCACTCTCGTTTCCCGGCTGGTGGAAATCAACCGCAAGTTCGCAGGAAGTCTCGCATAA
- a CDS encoding DUF4911 domain-containing protein, whose product MSVPTNCTIHRFLMDPIQIHYLRFVLEAYEGMAILSTIDRKLGLVQLNIAPGCERDLDAILHQERKFLKYRPIDIENRPERPARSGEPAGFM is encoded by the coding sequence TTGTCTGTTCCCACAAACTGCACGATTCACCGGTTCCTCATGGACCCGATTCAAATCCATTACCTCCGATTTGTCCTGGAGGCCTATGAAGGGATGGCCATCCTTTCCACCATCGACCGAAAACTCGGGCTCGTTCAACTCAACATCGCTCCGGGGTGCGAACGCGACCTGGACGCCATTCTACACCAGGAACGGAAATTCCTGAAGTATCGTCCCATCGATATCGAAAACCGACCCGAGCGACCCGCCCGCTCCGGTGAACCGGCAGGGTTCATGTAA